One window of Ammoniphilus sp. CFH 90114 genomic DNA carries:
- the yyaC gene encoding spore protease YyaC: MDPNDKSVEKLALRMKEIIQSSGYQNEDIIFLCIGSDRSVGDSLGPLVGTMLEENQVPYRIYGTLENPVHAFNLEDILKEINKRFKKPLIFSIDACLGEQDQVGHVYVKEGPLVPGRALEKVLPQVGDYHIVGMVNYIDPLPSMQFLNDTRLYTVMNLAKRIVNMIVQAANKNAAMD, encoded by the coding sequence GTGGATCCGAACGATAAAAGTGTAGAAAAATTAGCATTAAGAATGAAAGAAATTATACAATCATCCGGTTATCAGAATGAAGATATTATCTTTCTTTGCATTGGTTCAGACCGTTCTGTTGGAGATTCCTTAGGGCCTTTAGTTGGGACGATGCTTGAAGAGAATCAGGTGCCTTATCGAATTTACGGGACTTTGGAAAACCCTGTGCATGCCTTTAACTTAGAAGATATTCTAAAAGAGATCAATAAACGCTTTAAAAAGCCGCTCATTTTTAGTATAGATGCTTGTTTAGGAGAGCAAGATCAGGTCGGTCATGTTTACGTGAAAGAGGGACCGCTTGTCCCAGGGAGAGCACTAGAAAAGGTGTTGCCACAAGTGGGGGACTATCATATTGTAGGAATGGTCAATTATATAGACCCGTTGCCAAGCATGCAATTTTTAAATGATACTCGATTATACACCGTTATGAACCTTGCAAAACGGATTGTAAACATGATTGTACAAGCGGCCAACAAGAATGCTGCAATGGATTAA